The following proteins are encoded in a genomic region of Oryza brachyantha chromosome 11, ObraRS2, whole genome shotgun sequence:
- the LOC121055781 gene encoding glucuronoxylan 4-O-methyltransferase 2-like gives MASPMHARRAKLRSHLVSAKAKLKHHLTPRRLLLLSAASASAFLLLLILRTLSAAASAPVVVHGAQQQQHRHQPAREECDQGVPADVAEALVHYAASNATAWRRTAPEEVAAAARVLSRRAPCNLLVFGLGRGAVLWAALNHGGRTVFLEEDDALVSGVAAGLPGGSSSPALALEAYRVAYLASAADADELLALRDTPDCTGATQQPLPGPLSPGHFDRSPCKLAVRGLPAAFYEAEWDVILVDAPTEAPAPAPGMMGAIYTAAIAARARTGGEATDVVVHDVDQPVQDRFSTAFLCGGYIKEEVGKLRHFAIPSSKEGMPFCP, from the coding sequence ATGGCGAGCCCCATGCACGCGCGCAGGGCGAAGCTCAGGAGCCACCTCGTCTCCGCCAAGGCCAAGCTCAAGCACCACCTCacccctcgccgcctcctcctcctctccgctgcctccgcctccgccttcctcctcctcctcatcctccgcacgctctccgccgctgcctcggctcccgtcgtcgtccacggcgcacagcagcagcagcatcgtCATCAGCCGGCGCGGGAGGAGTGTGATCAGGGGGTCCCGGCGGACGTCGCCGAGGCGCTGGTCCACTACGCGGCGTCGAacgcgacggcgtggcggcggacggcgccggaggaggtggcggcggcggcgcgggtgctGTCGCGGCGCGCGCCGTGCAACCTCCTGGTGTTCGGgctcggccgcggcgccgtgcTGTGGGCGGCGCTCAACCACGGCGGCCGCACGGTGTTCctcgaggaggacgacgcgcTGGTCTCCGGCGTCGCCGCGGGCCTCCCGGGCGGGAGCAGCAGCCCCGCCCTGGCGCTCGAGGCCTACCGCGTGGCCTACCTCGCCAGCGCCGCggacgccgacgagctcctcgCCCTCCGCGACACCCCGGACTGCACCGGCGCCACCCAGCAGCCGCTGCCGGGCCCGCTCTCGCCTGGCCACTTCGACCGCTCGCCCTGCAAGCTCGCCGTGCGCGGCCTCCCCGCGGCGTTCTACGAGGCGGAGTGGGACGTGATCTTGGTCGACGCGCCGacggaggcgccggcgccggcgccggggatgATGGGCGCTATATacaccgccgccatcgccgcgcgggcgcgcaccggcggcgaggcgacggacGTGGTGGTGCACGACGTGGACCAGCCGGTGCAGGACAGGTTCTCGACGGCGTTCCTGTGCGGCGGCTACATCAAGGAGGAGGTTGGCAAGCTCAGGCACTTCGCCATCCCAAGCAGCAAGGAAGGCATGCCATTTTGCCCTTGA
- the LOC102707345 gene encoding glycine-rich protein 5, with amino-acid sequence MGSAKKSRSGSGSGSGSGDPGKPLLWRLPELSSPELGKIGPAFGLGVGCGAGAGLGLFGGAGLGYGFPGLTLGFGVGAGCGVGFGFGYGLGKGIAYDENKRYSNVGKMFQEAPSLPMDTFTGLVDELVVNTKKFVRATSKEIEKWR; translated from the exons atggggagCGCGAAGAAGAgcaggagcgggagcgggagcgggagcgggagcggggaCCCGGGGAAGCCGCTCCTCTGGAGGCTCCCCGAGCTCTCCTCCCCGGAGCTCGGCAAGATCGGCCCGGCCTTCGGCCTCGGCGTCggctgcggcgccggcgccggcctcggCCTCTTCGGCG GTGCAGGATTAGGTTATGGATTTCCTGGACTCACATTAGGCTTTGGAGTTGGAGCTGGATGTGGTGTAGGATTTGGTTTTGGTTATGGCTTGGGAAAAGGAATCGCTTATGATGAAAACAAAAGATATTCTAATGTAGGAAAAATGTTCCAAGAAGCTCCAAGTCTTCCTAT GGACACCTTTACTGGTTTGGTTGACGAGCTGGTTGTGAACACCAAAAAGTTTGTGAGAGCAACTTCAAAAGAGATTGAAAAATGGCGTTGA
- the LOC102707620 gene encoding chlorophyll a-b binding protein CP26, chloroplastic — MAALAPTKMLGTRLNFAGSSRYATVAPTAGAQKIVSLFGKKPAPKPKPAAVTSSSPDIGDELAKWYGPDRRIFLPEGLLDRSEVPEYLNGEVPGDYGYDPFGLSKKPEDFSKYQAYELIHARWAMLGAAGFIIPEACNKFGANCGPEAVWFKTGALLLDGNTLNYFGNSIPINLIVAVVAEVVLVGGAEYYRIINGLDLEDKLHPGGPFDPLGLASDPDQAALLKVKEIKNGRLAMFSMLGFFIQAYVTGDGPVENLSKHLSDPFGNNLLTVISGAAERTPSL, encoded by the exons atggcggcgctCGCCCCGACCAAGATGCTCGGCACCCGGCTCAACTTCGCCGGCTCCTCCCGCTACGCCACCGTGGCACCGACCGCTGGAGCGCAGAAGATCGTCTCCCTCTTCGGCAAGAAGCCCGCCCCGaagccgaagcccgccgccgtcacctccTCGAGCCCAGACATCGGTGATGAACTCGCCAAGTGGTATG GCCCTGACAGGAGGATCTTCTTGCCGGAGGGTCTCCTGGACCGCTCGGAGGTGCCGGAGTACCTCAACGGAGAGGTCCCCGGAGA CTATGGCTACGACCCTTTTGGCCTGAGCAAGAAGCCAGAGGACTTCTCCAA GTACCAGGCCTATGAGCTGATCCATGCCAGGTGGGCcatgctcggcgccgccggcttcATCATCCCCGAGGCCTGCAACAAGTTCGGCGCCAACTGCGGCCCCGAGGCCGTCTGGTTCAAG ACCGGCGCCCTCCTCCTGGACGGCAACACCCTCAACTACTTCGGCAACAGCATCCCCATCAAcctcatcgtcgccgtcgtcgccgaggtcgtcctcgtcggcggcgccgagtACTACCGGATCATCAACGGCCTG gACCTGGAGGACAAGCTCCACCCCGGCGGCCCGTTCGACCCGCTGGGCCTGGCCAGCGACCCCGACCAGGCGGCGCTGCTCAAGGTGAAGGAGATCAAGAACGGCCGGCTGGCCATGTTCTCCATGCTGGGCTTCTTCATCCAGGCCTACGTCACCGGCGATGGCCCCGTCGAGAACCTGTCCAAGCACCTCAGCGACCCCTTCGGCAACAACCTGCTTACCGTcatctccggcgccgccgagagGACGCCCAGCCTGTAa